In the genome of Streptomyces pactum, one region contains:
- a CDS encoding DUF6415 family natural product biosynthesis protein, translating to MVDETHATPGVAQKAREPAPAVVVEDVQAAIDRALADREALPRYEDLCRLYVEVRRHADVLLPIVAQRINALNKGTPEWDGKRCRLDLVTHELNQGLGEGLQSAARRVRSLGHTLRWLLDASGQSAPEGDR from the coding sequence ATGGTGGACGAGACGCACGCAACCCCCGGTGTTGCGCAGAAGGCCCGCGAGCCGGCCCCGGCCGTCGTCGTGGAGGACGTGCAGGCAGCGATCGACCGCGCGCTTGCCGACAGGGAGGCCCTTCCGAGGTACGAAGACCTGTGCCGTCTGTACGTCGAAGTGCGGCGGCATGCGGACGTGCTCCTGCCGATCGTTGCTCAACGGATCAACGCCCTGAACAAGGGCACCCCGGAGTGGGACGGCAAGCGGTGCCGGCTGGACCTCGTCACCCACGAGCTGAACCAGGGGCTGGGCGAAGGACTTCAGTCGGCTGCGCGGCGCGTGCGCAGTCTCGGCCACACGCTGCGGTGGCTGCTGGACGCGTCCGGGCAGT
- a CDS encoding helix-turn-helix domain-containing protein: MGTGEDFSRRASVLLRDRGISIRAAARALAYDHAYLARVLAGKQSPSPQLVDAFERYFLPRSSSTADDVVLSGPQVSAARGADLADAIRAASKRLVLLDNSLTGVPIAEMAARTFRTVHHRLGIGDYDARYERDIQAAAAELAEVAGWACFDAEKHSAARRFNQEALLLAQLSGDRSIELLIMQNLAMHAGWLGRHREELAIARAVLEGRPLPPRVEAMFRVREAKGLVESGQLEAGAKAFGRARALYADGEHHHDPYWAWWLTPGEIDGHEGYGFQVSGDHSRGIPYLERALHLSEPVAVGYRSISAARLLDCLLAVRRWRDAEDLALRVTPTVHEIASGRTLSLLRDAAEKGRRIEGAPVDVRDALSALATAVDADPFDL; the protein is encoded by the coding sequence ATGGGTACCGGAGAGGACTTCAGCCGACGAGCGTCGGTGCTTCTCAGGGATCGGGGCATCAGCATCAGGGCTGCGGCTCGGGCACTTGCGTACGACCATGCGTACCTGGCGCGCGTGCTCGCGGGGAAACAGAGCCCGTCGCCTCAGCTTGTGGACGCGTTCGAACGGTACTTCCTGCCGCGTTCCTCGTCGACGGCGGACGACGTGGTGTTGTCCGGCCCGCAGGTGAGTGCGGCGCGTGGAGCGGATCTCGCAGACGCCATCCGGGCCGCGTCGAAGCGGCTCGTCCTCCTCGACAACAGCTTGACGGGCGTACCGATCGCCGAGATGGCGGCGCGCACCTTCAGAACCGTCCACCACCGTCTGGGGATCGGTGACTACGACGCCCGATACGAGCGGGATATTCAGGCAGCGGCCGCGGAACTGGCCGAGGTGGCGGGCTGGGCGTGCTTCGACGCCGAAAAGCACTCCGCCGCACGGCGGTTCAACCAGGAGGCCCTCTTACTGGCCCAGCTTTCCGGGGATCGCTCGATCGAGTTGCTGATCATGCAGAACTTGGCGATGCATGCCGGGTGGCTGGGCAGGCACCGGGAGGAGCTGGCCATCGCCCGAGCGGTCCTGGAGGGGCGCCCGCTTCCTCCCCGTGTCGAGGCCATGTTCCGGGTCCGGGAGGCGAAAGGGCTGGTCGAATCCGGTCAGCTCGAAGCCGGCGCCAAGGCGTTCGGGCGTGCCCGAGCGCTGTACGCCGATGGGGAGCACCACCACGATCCGTACTGGGCGTGGTGGCTGACGCCTGGTGAGATCGATGGTCACGAGGGCTACGGTTTCCAGGTATCGGGTGACCATTCCCGCGGAATCCCCTACCTGGAGCGGGCCTTGCACCTTTCCGAGCCCGTGGCCGTGGGGTACCGCTCCATCTCCGCTGCACGTCTGCTCGACTGCCTCCTTGCGGTGAGGCGATGGCGTGACGCGGAAGACCTGGCCCTCCGCGTCACACCGACCGTGCATGAGATCGCCTCCGGTCGCACGCTCTCCCTTCTCCGCGACGCCGCAGAAAAGGGACGTCGTATCGAAGGCGCGCCCGTCGACGTCCGCGACGCACTCTCCGCTCTCGCCACGGCCGTCGACGCGGACCCGTTCGACCTCTGA
- the sph gene encoding sphingomyelin phosphodiesterase, whose translation MPHSSLRRAAGAALATALASAALVTLAPAAGAAETGTPRLDVLSYNAFLFSKSLYPNWGQDHRAKAIPAAGFFQGHDVVVLQEAFDNSSSDSLKANAAAGYPHQTPVMGRSTSGWDATGGAYSALTPEDGGVTVLSKWPIVRKEQVVYRDACGADRFSNKGFVYAVLDVNGTRVHVVGTHAQSTDPGCAAGEAAQVRSRQFRQLDAFLDAKALPAGEQVIVAGDLNVDGHSPEYASMLADAGLQDAPRTGHPYSFDTQDNSIAAERYPDDPREDLDHVLHRQGHVRPEGWHNEVVKETSAPWTVSSWGTRYTYTNLSDHYPVIGS comes from the coding sequence GTGCCGCACTCCTCGCTCCGCCGCGCCGCCGGCGCCGCCCTGGCCACCGCCCTCGCCTCGGCCGCGCTGGTCACCCTGGCGCCCGCCGCCGGTGCCGCCGAGACCGGTACCCCCCGGCTGGACGTCCTGTCCTACAACGCGTTCCTGTTCAGCAAGAGCCTCTACCCGAACTGGGGCCAGGACCACCGGGCGAAGGCGATCCCGGCCGCCGGCTTCTTCCAGGGCCACGACGTGGTGGTGCTCCAGGAGGCGTTCGACAACTCCTCCTCCGACTCGCTGAAGGCGAACGCGGCCGCCGGCTACCCCCACCAGACACCGGTGATGGGGCGGAGCACCAGCGGCTGGGACGCCACCGGCGGCGCGTACTCGGCCCTCACCCCCGAGGACGGCGGCGTCACCGTCCTGAGCAAGTGGCCGATCGTCCGCAAGGAGCAGGTGGTCTACCGGGACGCCTGCGGCGCCGACCGGTTCTCCAACAAGGGGTTCGTCTACGCGGTGCTGGACGTCAACGGTACCCGGGTCCACGTGGTGGGCACCCACGCCCAGTCCACCGACCCCGGCTGTGCCGCCGGTGAGGCCGCGCAGGTGCGCAGCCGCCAGTTCCGGCAGCTCGACGCCTTCCTCGACGCCAAGGCCCTTCCGGCCGGTGAGCAGGTGATCGTCGCAGGCGACCTCAACGTGGACGGGCACAGCCCCGAGTACGCCTCGATGCTCGCCGACGCCGGCCTCCAGGACGCCCCGCGCACCGGCCACCCGTACTCGTTCGACACCCAGGACAACTCCATCGCCGCCGAGCGCTACCCGGACGACCCGCGCGAGGACCTCGACCACGTGCTGCACCGCCAGGGCCATGTCCGCCCCGAGGGCTGGCACAACGAGGTGGTCAAGGAGACCAGCGCCCCCTGGACCGTCTCCAGTTGGGGCACCCGCTACACCTACACCAACCTCTCCGACCACTACCCGGTGATCGGCTCCTGA
- a CDS encoding ATP-binding protein, whose amino-acid sequence MGSWYDILAPAVGLIRSPGGGTPDPQGVRDGLDWLVTRYVVQHGPVVAVLDDAHWADPESLDWLTSFAPRTQDLPLLLAVGYRPEDLPADAAPFRRLAERQGSRPHVLAPLSPHAVGRIVRDGLGEDAEEAFCRECWAVTGGNPFEVVELTAKLRDRELKPQAANNAELRTLVSTARENGLLDRLERIGTTAVRLAWAVAVLGAEATVDRAAELAALSVTEAEELAARMRAARILARPSAGGDSLEFLHPLIATGVYRAIPPAMRVAMHGKAAALVINAGLGAAAAGRHMLEMHPEADNWVVDKLRVAAREDLRAGAPESARRFLERALREPPSLEDRPAVLYELGCAASLNSPTATVNHLRAALEEPLLDPALRESVTVRLAQAYGHSGRMEDAARLVEDEARRATTAATRLRMQAEQFMWNAFRADEQDSPARSRRLARLVGHLGGRGLAERYLLGLRAWDAVVRGEPAAAALEYAEAALGDGLSWTDGNWGFEVPILVALTFMYCDQPGRAEELFQEGITECERRGWRGSHLAFGLTLLGYIRFRRGRLAEAEELVREGLRIAGRVGTSTPAQWAAVGTLIQTLLARGRVEEAWRTAQEHGYGGTVPQAVAYPDVQAVHGELLLARNLHREARQQLAAVGRRLDGRGMRNPAWCPWQLHLARAVALTDPDEAERLAGEAVCRARRFGAASTIGQALHSAALVTRGPERTALLAEAVTRLEGSPSAYDLALALVDHGAALRRGGMPQEAGERLYRGLEGALQCGAESLAARARDELAAVGLRPIPLRADTTSTLTSQELAAAELAAAGHDDRRVAEELGLAEPEVAALLSRVFRKVGTDRAGLAKALRTARDRGWRYR is encoded by the coding sequence GTGGGCTCCTGGTACGACATCCTCGCGCCCGCCGTCGGCCTGATCCGGTCACCGGGCGGCGGCACCCCCGACCCGCAGGGCGTACGGGACGGACTGGACTGGCTGGTCACCCGCTACGTGGTGCAGCACGGGCCGGTGGTCGCCGTCCTCGACGACGCCCACTGGGCGGACCCCGAATCGCTGGACTGGCTCACCTCGTTCGCGCCACGCACCCAGGACCTGCCGCTGCTGCTGGCCGTCGGCTACCGCCCCGAGGACCTGCCCGCCGACGCCGCGCCGTTCCGCCGGCTCGCCGAGCGGCAGGGCTCCCGGCCGCACGTGCTCGCCCCGCTCAGCCCGCACGCCGTCGGCCGGATCGTCCGGGACGGCCTGGGCGAGGACGCCGAGGAGGCGTTCTGCCGGGAGTGCTGGGCGGTCACCGGCGGCAACCCCTTCGAGGTGGTCGAACTCACCGCCAAGCTCCGCGACCGGGAGCTGAAACCCCAGGCCGCCAACAACGCCGAACTGCGCACCCTCGTTTCCACCGCCCGGGAGAACGGGCTGCTGGACCGGCTGGAGCGGATCGGCACCACCGCGGTCCGGCTCGCCTGGGCGGTGGCGGTGCTGGGCGCCGAGGCCACCGTGGACCGTGCGGCCGAACTCGCGGCGCTGTCGGTCACCGAGGCGGAGGAGCTGGCCGCGCGCATGCGCGCCGCCCGCATCCTGGCCCGGCCCTCGGCCGGGGGCGACTCGCTGGAATTCCTCCACCCGCTGATCGCCACCGGCGTCTACCGCGCCATCCCGCCCGCCATGCGGGTGGCGATGCACGGCAAGGCCGCCGCCCTGGTCATCAACGCCGGCCTGGGCGCCGCGGCGGCCGGCCGCCACATGCTGGAGATGCACCCCGAGGCCGACAACTGGGTCGTCGACAAGCTGCGCGTGGCGGCCCGGGAGGACCTGCGGGCCGGTGCGCCGGAGTCCGCCCGCCGGTTCCTGGAACGGGCGCTGCGGGAGCCGCCGAGCCTTGAGGACCGCCCCGCCGTCCTGTACGAGCTGGGCTGCGCCGCCTCCCTGAACTCGCCCACCGCCACGGTCAACCACCTGAGAGCGGCACTGGAGGAGCCGCTGCTCGACCCGGCGCTGCGCGAGTCGGTCACCGTCCGGCTCGCCCAGGCGTACGGGCACAGCGGCCGGATGGAGGACGCCGCGCGGCTGGTGGAGGACGAGGCCCGGCGCGCCACCACCGCCGCCACCCGGCTGCGGATGCAGGCCGAGCAGTTCATGTGGAACGCCTTCCGCGCCGACGAGCAGGACTCCCCGGCCCGCTCCCGGCGGCTCGCCAGGCTGGTGGGGCACCTCGGCGGCCGTGGCCTGGCCGAGCGCTACCTGCTCGGGCTGCGGGCCTGGGACGCGGTGGTCCGCGGCGAACCGGCAGCCGCGGCGCTGGAGTACGCCGAGGCCGCGCTCGGTGACGGACTGAGCTGGACCGACGGCAACTGGGGCTTCGAGGTGCCGATCCTGGTCGCCCTCACCTTCATGTACTGCGACCAGCCCGGGCGCGCCGAGGAGCTGTTCCAGGAGGGCATCACGGAGTGCGAGCGGAGGGGCTGGCGCGGCTCCCACCTCGCCTTCGGCCTGACCCTGCTCGGCTACATCCGGTTCCGCCGGGGCCGGCTGGCGGAGGCGGAGGAACTGGTCCGCGAGGGGCTGCGGATCGCCGGCCGGGTGGGCACCTCCACCCCCGCCCAGTGGGCCGCCGTGGGCACCCTGATCCAGACCCTGCTCGCCCGCGGGCGGGTGGAGGAGGCGTGGCGGACGGCCCAGGAGCACGGCTACGGCGGCACCGTCCCGCAGGCCGTGGCCTACCCCGACGTCCAGGCCGTCCACGGTGAGCTGCTGCTCGCCCGCAACCTGCACCGCGAGGCCCGGCAGCAGCTCGCCGCGGTCGGCCGCCGCCTGGACGGACGCGGGATGCGCAACCCGGCGTGGTGCCCCTGGCAGCTCCACCTGGCCCGGGCCGTGGCGCTGACCGACCCCGACGAGGCGGAGCGGCTGGCCGGCGAAGCGGTGTGCCGGGCCCGCCGGTTCGGTGCCGCGTCCACCATCGGCCAGGCGCTGCACAGCGCCGCCCTGGTGACCCGCGGCCCGGAGCGGACCGCGCTGCTGGCCGAGGCCGTCACCCGGCTGGAGGGCTCGCCCTCCGCCTACGACCTGGCGCTGGCGCTGGTGGACCACGGTGCCGCGCTGCGCCGCGGCGGGATGCCGCAGGAGGCCGGGGAGCGGCTCTACCGGGGGCTGGAGGGCGCGCTCCAGTGCGGTGCCGAGTCGCTGGCCGCCCGGGCCCGGGACGAGCTGGCCGCCGTCGGCCTCCGCCCGATCCCGCTGCGCGCCGACACCACCTCCACCCTGACCAGCCAGGAGCTGGCCGCCGCCGAGCTGGCCGCCGCCGGCCACGACGACCGGCGGGTCGCCGAGGAGCTGGGCCTCGCCGAACCGGAGGTGGCGGCCCTGCTGTCCCGGGTGTTCCGCAAGGTGGGCACCGACCGGGCCGGCCTGGCCAAGGCCCTGCGAACCGCCCGGGACCGTGGCTGGCGGTACCGCTGA
- a CDS encoding isoafricanol synthase, with protein sequence MDTWTALASGPDLAGRARLLEIPVGVAESPDAEAARRHTIGWLRRFGVFPHEAAAAEYDALRLDRLSALFYPGAVGADLDLANDLNGWFFVFDDQFDGELGYRPEAVARLVDSVVAVTREPVTSAPPADRAGSNPLLDSFRDLWRRINDGASPVWRDRFRENWCGYLEAHKREARDRTGEPLPSLEALLAVKRHSVGVQPCLDLHERFGGFTLPPQVHGGGPVAAMRQATDDVVIFINDTVSLDKELAAGDVHNSVLLHRELHGGSLDEAVGHVARLANERFRYFEDLAARLPVLLAAQGVPPRVVRHAVRYADGMRHVMAGSLAWSLETSRYDRRGIEAVRSGRQRPWGDLAGLR encoded by the coding sequence ATGGACACGTGGACGGCACTCGCATCGGGCCCGGACCTCGCCGGGCGCGCCCGGCTGCTGGAGATACCGGTGGGCGTGGCGGAGAGCCCGGACGCGGAGGCCGCCCGGCGGCACACCATCGGATGGCTTCGCCGCTTCGGGGTGTTCCCGCACGAGGCGGCGGCCGCGGAGTACGACGCGCTGCGTCTGGACCGGCTGTCGGCGCTGTTCTACCCCGGTGCCGTCGGCGCCGACCTGGATCTCGCCAACGACCTCAACGGCTGGTTCTTCGTCTTCGACGACCAGTTCGACGGGGAGTTGGGGTACCGGCCGGAGGCGGTGGCCCGGCTGGTGGACAGCGTCGTCGCGGTCACCCGGGAGCCGGTGACGTCCGCGCCGCCGGCGGACCGGGCGGGCAGCAACCCGCTGCTGGACAGCTTCCGGGACCTGTGGCGGCGGATCAACGACGGGGCGTCCCCGGTGTGGCGCGACCGCTTTCGGGAGAACTGGTGCGGCTACCTGGAGGCGCACAAGCGGGAGGCGCGTGACCGGACCGGGGAGCCACTGCCGTCGCTGGAGGCGCTGCTGGCGGTGAAGCGCCACTCGGTGGGGGTGCAGCCCTGCCTCGACCTGCACGAGCGCTTCGGCGGTTTCACCCTGCCCCCGCAGGTGCACGGCGGCGGGCCGGTCGCCGCGATGCGGCAGGCCACCGACGATGTGGTGATCTTCATCAACGACACGGTGTCGCTGGACAAGGAACTGGCGGCCGGGGACGTGCACAACAGCGTGCTGCTCCACCGGGAGTTGCACGGGGGTTCGCTGGACGAGGCGGTGGGCCACGTGGCCCGGCTGGCCAACGAGCGGTTCCGGTACTTCGAGGATCTCGCCGCCCGGCTCCCCGTGCTGCTCGCCGCCCAGGGCGTCCCGCCGCGGGTGGTGCGGCACGCCGTCCGGTACGCCGACGGGATGCGGCACGTGATGGCCGGCAGCCTCGCCTGGTCGCTGGAGACCTCCCGCTACGACCGGCGCGGCATCGAGGCCGTGCGCAGCGGGCGGCAGCGCCCCTGGGGGGACCTCGCCGGTCTCCGGTGA
- a CDS encoding MerR family transcriptional regulator: MKSSGDSGAGTTGIGGLAARFGLATHVLRHWESMGLLCPARDAGGRRRYGPEDVTRVATILTLKQAGLGLDTIRSLLAATADRAARHAILRAEAERLRSTIAAARASLELVEAGLDCAYEDAGRCPGHRRLIAGRIGSPALR, from the coding sequence ATGAAGTCAAGCGGAGACAGCGGCGCCGGCACGACGGGGATCGGCGGACTCGCGGCCCGTTTCGGACTGGCCACGCACGTCCTGCGGCACTGGGAGTCGATGGGCCTGCTGTGCCCGGCACGGGACGCGGGCGGACGCCGCCGCTACGGTCCGGAGGACGTCACCCGCGTGGCGACGATCCTCACGCTCAAGCAGGCCGGTCTCGGCCTGGACACCATCAGGAGCCTGCTGGCCGCCACCGCGGACCGCGCCGCCCGGCACGCGATCCTGCGGGCCGAGGCCGAGCGGCTCCGCTCGACGATCGCCGCGGCCCGGGCCTCCCTCGAACTCGTCGAGGCCGGCCTGGACTGCGCGTACGAGGACGCCGGCCGGTGCCCGGGCCACCGGCGGCTCATCGCCGGGCGGATCGGCTCCCCGGCACTCCGCTGA
- a CDS encoding methyltransferase domain-containing protein: MAEQHGNREAVAEHRGTEALLAVLDAADRMPGAARLRARSYELLSPVPGSTVVDVGCGAGRAVAELAGCGVRAVGVDPDPRMLAAARARWPAAEFREAGAEDLPFADGSVLGYRADKVFHVLQQPERAVAEARRVLGPGGRIVLIGQEWDTIMIDSEDAALTRAIVHARADLLGTPHTGRRYRNLLLDGGFAEVTVEVHTGVFTGPDTLPLLTRLAEPACASGAVDRDRAEGWLAEQRQRAEADRLLVAVPFFVAAASARGRGRRPGTPARAGAGCPR; encoded by the coding sequence ATGGCCGAACAGCACGGGAACCGGGAAGCGGTGGCCGAACACCGCGGGACCGAGGCCCTGCTGGCCGTCCTCGACGCGGCGGACCGGATGCCGGGCGCCGCCCGGCTGCGGGCCCGCTCCTACGAACTGCTGTCCCCCGTCCCGGGCTCGACCGTCGTGGACGTCGGCTGCGGCGCCGGACGCGCCGTCGCCGAGCTGGCCGGATGCGGTGTCCGTGCGGTGGGCGTGGACCCCGACCCGCGGATGCTGGCCGCCGCCCGGGCACGGTGGCCGGCGGCCGAGTTCCGGGAAGCGGGGGCGGAGGATCTGCCGTTCGCCGACGGCAGCGTGCTCGGCTACCGTGCCGACAAGGTCTTCCACGTACTTCAGCAGCCGGAGCGCGCGGTCGCCGAGGCGCGGCGCGTCCTCGGCCCGGGCGGCCGGATCGTCCTGATCGGGCAGGAATGGGACACCATCATGATCGACTCGGAGGACGCGGCGCTCACCCGCGCCATCGTGCACGCCCGGGCCGACCTCCTGGGCACGCCCCACACCGGCCGCCGGTACCGCAACCTGCTCCTGGACGGCGGCTTCGCCGAGGTCACCGTCGAGGTGCACACCGGTGTGTTCACCGGTCCGGACACCCTGCCACTGCTCACCAGGCTCGCCGAGCCGGCCTGCGCGAGCGGCGCCGTCGACCGTGACCGGGCCGAGGGGTGGCTGGCCGAACAGCGCCAGCGCGCCGAGGCCGACCGCCTTCTCGTCGCCGTTCCGTTCTTCGTGGCCGCCGCGTCGGCCCGGGGCCGGGGACGGCGGCCGGGCACACCCGCCCGGGCCGGCGCGGGATGCCCGCGGTGA
- a CDS encoding leucine-rich repeat domain-containing protein, producing MWRAGLDAVPPGVWERTGLRVLILADNRLTALPEAIGRLRRLHTLDLGHNRLTALPAALGDLTGLTRYLYLHDNRLTDLPGTLGRLTGLAYLNVGENRLERLPDELGAMAGLVELRAQHNALTTLPEGLGRLASLRELWLRGNRLTGLPGSVDRLRELRELELRDNALDAVPEALRGLPLLRRVDLRSNRLRELPHWLGEMPSLEKLDLRWMDFDLDDERLRGLRERGCVVLT from the coding sequence CTGTGGCGGGCCGGGCTGGACGCCGTACCGCCCGGGGTGTGGGAGCGCACCGGGCTGCGCGTGCTGATCCTGGCCGACAACCGGCTCACCGCGCTCCCGGAGGCCATCGGCCGGCTGCGGCGGCTGCACACGCTGGACCTGGGGCACAACCGGCTGACCGCGCTGCCTGCCGCGCTCGGTGACCTGACCGGGCTGACCCGCTACCTCTATCTGCACGACAATCGGCTCACCGACCTGCCCGGCACCCTCGGCCGGCTGACCGGGCTGGCGTACCTCAACGTGGGCGAGAACCGCCTGGAGCGGCTCCCCGACGAGCTGGGCGCGATGGCCGGACTGGTGGAACTGCGCGCCCAGCACAACGCGCTGACCACACTGCCGGAGGGCCTGGGGCGGCTGGCGTCGCTGCGCGAACTGTGGCTGCGCGGCAACCGGCTCACCGGGCTGCCCGGTTCGGTGGACCGGCTGCGGGAGTTGCGGGAGCTGGAGCTGCGGGACAACGCGCTCGACGCGGTCCCGGAGGCGCTGCGCGGCCTGCCGCTGCTGCGCCGTGTCGATCTGCGGAGCAACCGGCTGCGGGAACTGCCGCACTGGCTCGGGGAGATGCCGTCGCTGGAGAAGCTGGATCTGCGCTGGATGGACTTCGACCTGGACGACGAGCGGCTGCGCGGCCTGCGGGAGCGAGGCTGCGTGGTGCTCACCTGA
- a CDS encoding DUF397 domain-containing protein: MADTTTEQRLDSDKKPDLDLTDAQWRSSSQGVGDVQIAFVEGYIAMRDGRNPEGPALIFTPAEWRAFVLGARDGEFDLT, encoded by the coding sequence GTGGCCGACACCACCACCGAACAGCGGCTGGACAGCGACAAGAAGCCGGATCTCGATCTCACCGACGCGCAGTGGCGGTCGAGCAGCCAGGGGGTGGGCGATGTCCAGATCGCCTTCGTCGAGGGGTACATCGCGATGCGCGACGGCCGCAACCCCGAAGGACCGGCTCTGATCTTCACCCCGGCCGAGTGGCGCGCCTTCGTCCTCGGCGCCCGGGACGGCGAGTTCGACCTCACCTGA
- a CDS encoding alpha/beta fold hydrolase: MGDLELVRVGEVRLAYRTWGEPGGDTPVLLLHCLGADGADWAVVAPRLAAGRQVIAVDLRGHGASDRPGEYALEAVRDDVAGLAEALGIARAVVIGHSYGGVIAYLLAQARPALVAKLILEDVPALLPQDPPLPVPPPPDGPLTLDWAVKTQFTLARNAPDPRWTEGLATITAPTLVIAGGPASHIPQHEVADLADRIPGARLRTVEAGHLVHEQRPEAFLAVVAEFLGAAR, encoded by the coding sequence ATGGGTGATCTTGAGCTGGTGCGGGTCGGTGAGGTGCGGCTCGCCTACCGCACCTGGGGCGAACCGGGCGGCGACACCCCGGTCCTGCTGCTGCACTGCCTGGGCGCGGACGGCGCCGACTGGGCGGTGGTGGCCCCGCGGCTGGCGGCCGGACGGCAGGTGATCGCCGTGGACCTGCGCGGCCACGGGGCCAGTGACCGCCCGGGGGAGTACGCGCTGGAGGCGGTCCGCGACGACGTGGCCGGCCTCGCCGAGGCGCTGGGGATCGCCCGTGCCGTCGTCATCGGCCACTCCTACGGCGGCGTGATCGCCTATCTGCTGGCACAGGCCCGGCCCGCCCTGGTGGCGAAGCTGATCCTGGAGGACGTGCCGGCGCTGCTGCCGCAGGACCCGCCGCTGCCGGTCCCGCCGCCCCCGGACGGGCCGCTCACGCTGGACTGGGCGGTGAAGACCCAGTTCACCCTGGCCCGCAACGCGCCCGATCCGCGCTGGACCGAGGGGCTGGCCACGATCACCGCGCCCACCCTGGTGATCGCCGGCGGTCCGGCCAGCCACATCCCGCAGCACGAGGTGGCCGACCTGGCCGACCGCATCCCCGGCGCCCGGCTGCGCACCGTCGAAGCCGGCCACCTGGTGCACGAGCAGCGGCCCGAGGCATTCCTCGCGGTGGTGGCGGAGTTCCTCGGCGCGGCCCGCTGA
- a CDS encoding carbon-nitrogen hydrolase family protein produces MRIATTQLTCVPADMAANVRQMVALAGEARAQGAELVVFPELALTGYELDALSADPGLWVDADDPRLDAIRACGIATVVNCAVATGGERPAIGTLVHGADGELITTYRKQHLYEQERGVFEAGHQDGRFELGGLRFALATCYDNHFPELTGRGAADGCQVHLASSLYGTGGGAEERARLYPGIAEDANLYVVLANHVGPAGSWTGCGRSALWAPGGGLLAEADADTAMVVTAEVGPAAL; encoded by the coding sequence ATGAGGATCGCCACGACTCAGCTCACCTGCGTCCCGGCCGACATGGCCGCCAACGTCCGGCAGATGGTCGCCCTCGCCGGCGAGGCCCGTGCGCAGGGTGCCGAACTGGTGGTGTTCCCCGAGCTGGCGCTGACCGGTTACGAGCTCGACGCCTTGAGCGCCGATCCGGGGCTGTGGGTGGACGCGGACGATCCGCGTCTGGACGCGATCCGGGCGTGCGGAATCGCCACCGTCGTCAACTGCGCGGTGGCCACGGGCGGGGAGCGTCCCGCCATCGGGACGCTGGTCCACGGAGCCGACGGTGAGTTGATCACCACTTACCGGAAGCAGCACCTGTACGAGCAGGAGCGGGGCGTATTCGAGGCGGGGCACCAGGACGGGCGATTCGAGCTCGGCGGGCTCCGTTTCGCCCTGGCCACGTGCTACGACAACCACTTCCCCGAGCTGACCGGCCGCGGTGCCGCCGACGGCTGCCAGGTGCACCTGGCCAGCTCGCTGTACGGCACGGGCGGCGGGGCGGAGGAGCGGGCAAGGCTCTATCCGGGCATCGCCGAGGACGCGAACCTGTACGTCGTGCTGGCCAACCATGTCGGCCCGGCGGGATCGTGGACCGGCTGCGGCCGTTCCGCGCTGTGGGCCCCGGGCGGCGGCCTCCTGGCGGAAGCGGATGCCGATACGGCCATGGTGGTCACCGCCGAGGTCGGACCGGCCGCGCTCTGA